The window GGACTTATGCCGGAACATGGACGGGCTTAATGCGGAGATTCTCATCTCCCGGACGCATGAAAGACACCCGGAGGCCAGGCCGCGCATTATCAGCGACAACGGCGGCCAGTTTGTTTCGAAAGACTTTCGTGATTTGATAATGCTTCTTGAGCTGGAACAAACATTTACCGCCCCGGCGCATCCGCAGAGCAACGGCAAACTCGAACGCTTCCACCGGACATTCAAAACCGAGCATGTGAGGCAGGCTGCTTATTTCGGCTATGAAGATGCCAAAGCCAGGATGGGCCGCTGGATAAAATATTACAACGAAAAGCGGCTCCACGGCTCGATTTATTATTTAAGTCCCCTTGATGTTTTTGAGGGGAGGACTTATATTCGTCTTGCAGAGCGCAGACAAAAACTGCATTCTGCATATATTCAAAGACAGAGCTACTGGCAAAATCAAAATGCCGGACTCTGAACTAGCTTATATGCTCCTTCAAAAAACGGCAAGTTCGGCTTGGGCAATACAGGCTTATTATATAATATATGGTGTTATCGAAATATTAATAACTGTTTTTATAGTAATAACAGCAATAAAATGGCCAAAAAAATAAAGCAATCAACAACCTCGCCGCAGAGCGGACGAGGTATGTTGTTCTCATAAGGTATTGCATTCGGGATTTAATACTTTTTTAACCGCCGCAAGTGGCAGGGTATTAAATCCCTCAGCACGAATAAATATCTTTAGACAGTCCTAAAGACTCTTTCAATGTCATCAAGTACAGGTTCAGGCCGAATATCTTTAAATATGTCTTGCGCTTCCTTCTCGGATATTTCGTCGAAATCCGGACCTCCGCCGTAGACCATATTACCCTCCATTTGAGAATAAGTCTGCGGCGCACAGTTCCATTTTTTTTCTTCTTCAAGAAAAAGTACCATGACATTGCTTTTGGGGCGGGCTGCGACAAGCATTCCGCCACCCGCTTTAAGCCAGAAGAATTTTACTTCTCTTTCCATAAAAACTTCCTATTATAGTATTCAAATATGGACTATTCTTTTTTGGTATGTCAATATCATTAAAAAGATACTGCCAACAAATCAACAACCTCACCGCAGAGCGGACGAGGTATGTTGTTCTCATAAGGTATTGCATTCGGGATTTAATACTTTTTTAACCGCCGCAAGCGGCGGGGTATTAAACCCCTCAGCACGAATAAATTCCCTTTTAGTCGTGCTGAGGGAAATGATTTTGCACGGTTTCCAGAAGGGCTTCCAGGCATTTGTCCAGGAACATTTTATAGCCGCACACTACGCCATTTTCGCCGTAGTACATGGTGTTGCGCATGCGCTTGCAGCCGCCGTGACAGGCTTGCAGGTATTTGCAATTGATGCAGACAGAAGGGGTGCCCCGCTCTTCCAGCAAAAAGCTTCTATTCCTTTCGGTTTCAAATAGTTGGCTCAAAGTGCTTTCCGTAAGGTTTCCCAGGTTCCAGCTGTCGAGCGCATAGAAGTCGCAGGGGTATACGCTGCCATCGGCCTCTACCGCATACTGGGTATGGCATCTGCCATTTATCCCGCAGAAGGAGGGGATGGCCTTAAGGAACCAGTTGGCTGTATCGTCAAAGAATTTTATGCTCACATAATGGCCGGTTTGCAGTTCCTGACGCCAGAGGGTAAAGAGCTGCATATAAAATTTGGCGAAACGGGCAGGCTTAAGCGTATTCCCGCGCTGGTTTGCAGGAATCGCCGAGCCCGCTGTTCCCAAATTCTCAAGGCAGGGAATGAACTGGATAAAGTCGATTTTTTCCTGCAGGATGAAACGCCAAACCTTGTCGGCATGATCGGCAAGCTCATTGGTCAGTACGCAGAGCATGTTGTATTCCACTCGGTAATCTTCCAGCAGTTTCTTTGCCCTTAGCAGCCTTTCCCAGGTACCGTGCCCCTCCGTGTCAACCCGGTTCCGGTCATGGAAGCGCAGGCTGCCGTCTATGGAAAGCCCCACCAATACCTGGTGCTGCTTAAAAAATAGCGCCCAGTTCTCATCAAGAAGTATGCCGTTGGTCTGAAAAGCATACTGTATCGCCGCATTGCGGTTTTCACAGTATGCATCCGCCAATCCCATGAAGTCCTGAAACCACTCAAGGCCCGCAAGGGCCGGTTCGCCGCCCTGAAAGGCTATGGTCAGCGCATCCTTATCTTCTACATCTTTGAACAGGTTTTCCAGCAGTTTTGCTGCAGTTTTTTCAGTCATGATCCCGTAGGATCTGACATGCCGCATGGAGCTTATATCCGCATAGAAACAGTACTTGCACCGCAAATTGCACAGTGAGGAAGCAGGTTTGATAAGCAGGGAAAGCTGTTTCATTGATAGCAGCAGCTATCCCAAAATATCGGTCATTACCCGCAGGGTGTTTTTCCAGGCGATTCTTTCTATCTCATCGTCGGTGAAGCCGTCGCGGCTGAACTGGTCAAAGAGGAGGGGGAGATCCTGGACTTTTCCAATTTCCAATTCTCCCTCAATGCCGTCAAAATCGCTGCCCAGGCCAACGCAGTCTATGCCCCCAATCTTTTTAATGTATTTAGCGTGGGCCGAGATCAGGGCAGCGGTATTTTTTTTGCATTCAATATCAGCATTGAGGAATTGGGCAGCAAAATTGAGGCCGGTAACACCACCTGCATCGGCCAATAGTTTTATCTGTTCGTCCGTGAGGTTGCGCTGATGGGGGCTTAAGGTATAGCTGTTGGAATGGGAAG is drawn from Leadbettera azotonutricia ZAS-9 and contains these coding sequences:
- a CDS encoding radical SAM/SPASM domain-containing protein, producing MKQLSLLIKPASSLCNLRCKYCFYADISSMRHVRSYGIMTEKTAAKLLENLFKDVEDKDALTIAFQGGEPALAGLEWFQDFMGLADAYCENRNAAIQYAFQTNGILLDENWALFFKQHQVLVGLSIDGSLRFHDRNRVDTEGHGTWERLLRAKKLLEDYRVEYNMLCVLTNELADHADKVWRFILQEKIDFIQFIPCLENLGTAGSAIPANQRGNTLKPARFAKFYMQLFTLWRQELQTGHYVSIKFFDDTANWFLKAIPSFCGINGRCHTQYAVEADGSVYPCDFYALDSWNLGNLTESTLSQLFETERNRSFLLEERGTPSVCINCKYLQACHGGCKRMRNTMYYGENGVVCGYKMFLDKCLEALLETVQNHFPQHD